In Hippoglossus stenolepis isolate QCI-W04-F060 chromosome 20, HSTE1.2, whole genome shotgun sequence, the following are encoded in one genomic region:
- the zbtb2b gene encoding zinc finger and BTB domain-containing protein 2b, with translation MELANHGLILLQQLNAQREFGFLCDCTVAIGDVFFKAHKAVLAAFSNYFRMLFIHQDSDCVRLKAADIQPDIFSYLLNLMYTGKLAPQLIDPARLEQGVRFLHAYPLLQEASQSVYSQREQSINLSTSLYGIQISDQQVALSARLASRRQLSSPLDVDQLMSEGKFPSTSAATASYGNSSPSKLVSSPIDMEASTSCAKPDGEEGGASMLTGHGSLANAILHVKPSIMKRNASFRKHYSCHMCRSRFTQRSLLREHLLQHSLAVQQSLTEPSNALSPVMSVEHSMLEVEGILRGSKPGSSASAASTAVEIISDNEQTPVSGTNSDSPRAEVSTSSWGVGGMNHQADTPPPSDIADIDNLESADLDREVKRRKYECSTCGRKFIQKSHWREHMYIHTGKPFKCSACGKSFCRANQAARHVCLNQGADTYTMVDRQSMELCSAGDDSSQMEAMFLGSSKPYKCNICATTFSSPNEVIKHLCFTQGGLVGLQGNAGMLLQREDLSKDEGSDASNSGTPLEPIKTEEILVE, from the exons ATGGAGTTGGCCAACCATGGTCTtatcctgctgcagcagcttaaCGCTCAGAGGGAGTTTGGCTTCCTGTGCGACTGCACTGTGGCTATCGGAGATGTCTTCTTCAAAGCCCACAAAGCCGTCCTCGCTGCCTTCTCCAACTACTTCAGGATGCTCTTCATTCACCAGGACAG TGACTGTGTGCGCCTAAAGGCTGCTGACATCCAACCAGACATCTTCAGCTACCTCCTCAACCTGATGTACACGGGCAAGCTTGCTCCCCAGCTGATAGACCCTGCACGGCTGGAGCAGGGAGTCCGATTCCTGCACGCCTACCCACTCCTGCAGGAGGCAAGCCAGTCAGTGTATTCACAACGCGAGCAAAGCATcaacctctccacctccctctatGGCATCCAGATctctgaccagcaggtggcgctgtcaGCCAGACTTGCCTCTCGACggcagctctcctctcccttAGATGTCGATCAGCTCATGTCAGAGGGGAAGTTTCCATCCACGTCGGCGGCCACAGCTTCGTACGGCAACTCCTCGCCATCCAAGCTGGTTTCCTCGCCCATAGACATGGAGGCCTCAACCAGTTGTGCTAAGCCTGATGGTGAGGAGGGGGGAGCCAGCATGCTGACTGGACATGGTTCCTTGGCCAATGCCATCCTCCATGTGAAGCCCAGCATCATGAAGAGGAACGCCTCCTTTAGAAAGCATTATTCCTGTCACATGTGCAGGAGCCGATTCACCCAGAGAAGCCTGCTGAGAGAgcacctcctgcagcacagcCTAGCTGTTCAGCAGAGCCTGACTGAGCCCAGTAACGCACTCTCACCTGTCATGTCGGTTGAACACAGCATGTTAGAGGTAGAGGGGATCCTTAGGGGAAGCAAGCCAGGGTCAAGTGCCTCCGCTGCAAGTACAGCGGTCGAGATAATCAGTGACAACGAGCAAACGCCTGTTTCAGGCACCAACTCAGACTCTCCCCGAGCAGAGGTGTCCACATCCagctggggggtggggggaatGAATCATCAGGCAGACACACCCCCTCCGTCAGACATTGCGGACATCGACAACCTGGAGAGCGCCGACTTGGACCGCGAGGTGAAGCGGCGGAAGTACGAATGCTCCACCTGTGGCCGCAAGTTCATCCAGAAGAGCCACTGGCGCGAACACATGTACATCCACACGGGAAAGCCCTTCAAATGCAGCGCATGTGGCAAGAGCTTCTGCCGGGCCAACCAGGCAGCCCGCCACGTGTGCCTGAACCAGGGCGCCGACACCTACACCATGGTGGACCGACAGAGCATGGAGCTGTGCTCCGCAGGAGACGACAGCAGCCAGATGGAGGCGATGTTCTTGGGCTCATCAAAGCCTTATAAGTGTAACATTTGTGCGACCACCTTCTCCAGCCCCAATGAGGTGATCAAGCACCTGTGCTTCACCCAGGGGGGATTAGTGGGACTTCAGGGAAACGCAGGAATGCTGCTCCAACGTGAAGATTTGTCTAAAGATGAAGGCTCTGATGCTTCCAACTCTGGCACCCCGCTAGAACCCATAAAGACTGAGGAGATCCTCGTAGAGTAG